A window of the Drosophila simulans strain w501 chromosome 2L, Prin_Dsim_3.1, whole genome shotgun sequence genome harbors these coding sequences:
- the LOC6731362 gene encoding general odorant-binding protein 28a yields MQSTPIILVAIVLLGAALVRAFDEKEALAKLMETAEGCIPEVGASDADLQELVKKQPASTYAGKCLRACVMKSFGVLGADGKLDTEAGREKAKQYTGNDPAKLKIALEIGDTCAAITVPDDHCEAAEAYGACFKGEAKKHGLF; encoded by the coding sequence ATGCAGTCTACTCCAATCATTCTGGTGGCAATCGTCCTCCTCGGCGCCGCACTGGTGCGAGCCTTTGACGAGAAGGAAGCCCTGGCCAAGCTGATGGAGACAGCCGAGGGCTGCATTCCGGAGGTGGGCGCCAGCGATGCCGATCTGCAGGAATTGGTCAAgaagcagccagccagcacaTATGCCGGCAAGTGCCTGCGCGCCTGCGTGATGAAGAGTTTCGGAGTACTGGGCGCCGACGGCAAACTGGACACGGAGGCAGGTCGCGAGAAGGCCAAGCAGTACACGGGCAACGATCCGGCCAAGCTAAAGATTGCCCTGGAGATCGGTGACACCTGCGCTGCCATCACTGTGCCGGATGATCACTGCGAGGCCGCCGAAGCCTACGGCGCTTGCTTCAAGGGCGAGGCCAAGAAACATGGACTCTTCTAA